Sequence from the Candidatus Binataceae bacterium genome:
CTGTCATTGCGAGCGCAGCGAGGAATCCCGGCTTCCACGAAAAACGAATAAAGATCAGGGGTTCCCCAGTCGCTGACTCCCTCGGAATGACACCCTGACGCTATCTCGCGGCTGTCATTGCGAGCGCAGCGAGGAATCCCCGGTCTCGGAATGACACCCTGACGCTTATCCTGATATGCAAGCTATTTGTGGGACATCACGCTAGCTTGTAGTTGAGCTTCATCGCCGCGCGCACTTCGTCCATCGTGGCCTGCGCAACCGCCCGCCCCCGGCGCGTGCCCTCGATGATGATCTCGCGCACGCGCTCGGGCCGCGCCGCGAAATCCGCGCGCCGCTCGCGTATCGGCCGCAAAAACGCGTCGAGCGCGTTGAACAGCCGCTGCTTCACGTCGACGTCGCCCACCGTGCCCTTGCGATAGCGTTCCTTGAGTTCGTCGACCTCGGCCTTATCCGGATTGAACACGTCGTGGTAGGTAAAGACCGGATTGCCCTCGACGTGGCCGGGGTCGGTCGGATGGATCCGGGTTGGATCGGTGAACATCGACATCACGCGCTTGCGCACCGTCTCGGGTGGGTCGCCGAGGTAGATGCAGTTGCCTAGCGACTTCGACATCTTGGCGCCGCCGTCGGTGCCCGGCAGCCGCGCCATCTGGCCGAGCATCGCGCGCGGCTCGACCAGCACCTTCTTGTAGAGCGAATTGAAGCGCCGCACGATCTCGCGGGTCTGCTCGATCATCGGCAACTGGTCCTCGCCGACCGGCACCAGCTCGGCCTTGAAAATCGCGATGTCCGCGGCCTGCGAAATCGGATACGACCAGAA
This genomic interval carries:
- the trpS gene encoding tryptophan--tRNA ligase — its product is MEKRILTGDRPTGPLHLGHYVGSLQNRVRLQHDYDTYILIADIQALTDNFEHPEKLEANVFEVALDYLAVGLDPERVKIVVQSMVPELTELTTYFMNLVTVATLERNPTVKDEIKQRNFKRGVPVGFWSYPISQAADIAIFKAELVPVGEDQLPMIEQTREIVRRFNSLYKKVLVEPRAMLGQMARLPGTDGGAKMSKSLGNCIYLGDPPETVRKRVMSMFTDPTRIHPTDPGHVEGNPVFTYHDVFNPDKAEVDELKERYRKGTVGDVDVKQRLFNALDAFLRPIRERRADFAARPERVREIIIEGTRRGRAVAQATMDEVRAAMKLNYKLA